The following DNA comes from Streptomyces globosus.
GTGGCTGCTCGGGATCGGGGTCTGGAGCGTCATCGCCGCGATGGTGATCGAACTCGTCTACCAGCCGTAGCCGGGCAGTCCACCGCAGGGAGCCCGGCAGGATCGGCGGGCCTGCCTCACCCTCCGAGGTCCCGCAGGCGGAGGTCCTCCAGGGTCTCGCGCCGGACCAGGAGCCGGGCGGTGCCCTGGTCGACCGCGACCACCGGCGGCCGGCCCACCATGTTGTAGCCGGACGCCATGGAGAGGTGGTACGCACCCGCCACCGGCACGGCGATCAGGTCGCCGGGCCGGACGTCGCCCGGCAGTTCCACCCCGGCCGCGAGCACGTCCCCGGCCTCGCAGTGCCGGCCGACGACCGTGGCCGTACGGGCTGCGGCCGTGGAGGCGCGGCCGATCAGCCGGGGTGCGTAGCGGACCCCGTACAGGGCGGGCCGGGGGTTGTCGCTCATCCCGCCGTCGACGGCGGCGAACAGCGTGTCCCCGGTGTGCTTGACGGCCAGCACCCGGTACACGGCCACCCCGGCCGGCCCCACGACGGCCCGGCCCGGCTCGACGGCCAGCCGGGGGACCGGCAACCCGGCTGCCGCACAGGCCTCGACCAGCTCGCCGCGCAGCTTGCGGGCGAGCGCGGTGATGTCCAGGGCCGCTTCGCCCGGCCGGTAGGCGATGCCGTGGCCGCCGCCCAGGTCGAGCTCGGGCAGCACGCGGCCGTGCGCGTCGCGGATACGGGCCATCAGCCCGACCATGCGGCGCAGGGCGGTGACGTAGGGTTTGACCTCGGTGATCTGGGAGCCAATGTGGCAGTGCAGTCCGGTCAGCTCCAGCCGGCGCTGGGCCAGCACCCGCGTCACGGCGTGCAGTGCGGACCCGTCGCTGAGGGAGAGCCCGAACTTCTGCCCGTCGGTGCCCGTGCGGATCTTGTGATGGCCGCCTGCGGTGACGCCGGGCACCACCCGCACCATCACCTTCTGGCGCCCGTCCGGGCCGACGGCGGCGGCGATGCGGGCGATCTCCGAAGGGCTGTCGATCACGATCCGGCCGACCCCCAGGCGCAGCGCCGCGTCGAGGTCGCGCGGCGACTTGGCGTTGCCGTGCAGCACGATCCGATCAGGCGGGAACCCCGCCACGACGGCCAGTTCGAGCTCCCCGGCCGAGCACACGTCCAGGCCCAAGCCCTCCTCCTGCACCCAGCGCGCCATCGCCCGGGAGAGGAAGGCCTTGGCCGCGTAGAGGATTTCTGCCTCGGGGAACGCGGCCCGGTACGTACGGCAGCGCTCGCGGACCTCGCCCTCGTCGAGGACGTAGACGGGAGTGGCGAACCGCTCCGCCACCTCCGCGAGGTCCACGCCGGCGACGGCCAGGCCGCCGTGTGCGAGCCGGGTCGTGGAAGCCGGCCAGACGGAGAGGCCGTCCGTACCCGGTGCCGAGGCCGGAATGACAGCGGCAGTCATCGCGCGGTCTCCCTTCTCACGCGGCCGAGGGCGAAGAGGCTCGCCGAGGCCTTGGGGCGGGCGCGGGGGAACCGCTGGTGAGGGATGCGGTGACCGCGGGTGCGGTGAACGTCGGGTCCACGGTCAGCAGGTCCACTCCGAGCGGCCGGGACATCGCCCGGAGCGCCGGCTCGGAGATCCTGATCCACGGGTGCTCCGCACCGAGCGTGGCCGTCAGCCGGCCGGGGTCTGTGAACCCGACCGCGGTCCGCGCACCCAGCGGGGTGCGGAACAGGCGGACCACCGCCCCGGCAGTTCCCGGCCGGACGGGCACGTAGAGGAGTCCGGCCGGGACGCGTTCCTCGGGCTCGGGGTCGTCGTCGTACGGGAACAGGCACATGGGGCCCTCCTGGGGGAGCCGTGAACGGAGAAGGAGAACGGAGAAGGACGGTGCCCCGGGTGCGGGGAGGCAGTCCGGGGCGGCCACTCGAAAGCTATCCCCGCCCCGTGTCCTGTGCCCTGCCCCTGACGGAACCCTGACGGTGCAGGCCGGAGTCCATACGGAGTGCTGACGGCAGGGGGACGCGAGGCGCCGGCAACGCGTCGGAACCGCGCCCGAGCCGAAGGCGGTCGTCGTTGCCGGTTCGCCTGGCGCCGACGGTTCCCTGCCCGCACACGGCCCCGTGCCCCGTGCCCTGGGCCGCCCCGCGTCAGGTACGGAGGTCCCGCAGCCGGTAGCCGACGGCGCCGGCGGCTGCTGCCAGCGCGGCCGCGGCCGTCATCACGGCGGCCGCAGGCCAGTTGACCGCGGTGGCGGGGACGGCGGCAAGGTGTGCGAAGGGGGAGAGCCGGCTGACCCAGTCCGGCAGCCCGGACTCCTCGGCGACGACCTTCAGCAGGAACCCTCCCACGGCCGGGAGGGATCCGACGGCGGTGACCACGCGCGGCGCCCAGCCGAGGGCGAGTACAGCGCAGCCCAGGCAGAGGAGAGCGATCGGCAGTACGTTCCAGGCTCCGGACAGTGCGGAGAGCAGTCCGAGGGGAGCGCCTACAGCGGCAGTCCCGGCCCAGGCGGCGATGCCGGCGGCGGTGGTGAGCACGACGGCGCCGCCCAGGGTCGCGGCCGCCTCGCCGGTGAGCAGGGTCGCCCGGGCGAGGGGCTGGGCGTACAGGAGGGTGAGCCGTCCGCCGGCTTCGTCGGCGGCGAGGGCGGCGATCCGTACCGCGGCGAACACACCCGCCGGCACGGCCAGCAGGGCGAACAGCGTCGCGGTGTACCCCTCGATGGTGGCGAGCCCGGAGAAGCCTGCCTGCGAGGCGAGTTCGGCGAACCTCGGATTGTCGGACAGGAAGTCCGTCATGGACACGGCCAGCAGGCCGATGAGGAGGTAGTACGCCCCGACACCGGTCGTCCAGGCGGCCAGCGGGCGCACCAGGCGCCGTACCGCGAACGCGTGGACCGAGCCGAGCAGCCCCGTGCGCGGAGCTCGGCCGGAGGAGGAGCGCAGGTATCCGCCGCGGATGTCACGCCCTCCGGCAACGGCCACGGCCCCGGCAGCACATGCCACGCAGGCGGCCAGCAGGACCAGCAGGGGCAGGACCCGGTTCCCGTCGTACGGGCGGGTCAGGGCCATCAGTCCGAACGGCGACAGCCAGCGCAGCCACCCCAGGGCGGCGAGGCCGTCCCCGACCATCCGCAGCAGCATGGTGGTCCCGAGCAGCGCCACCGCCGCGCCGCTGGCCGACGCCCGTGTCGAGAACACCTGGGCGGCCAGTGCGCCCACCGCGCTGAAGAACACCCCGCACAACGCCAGCCCGGCGCTGTGCACGGCAGCGCCGCCCACAGCGGCCCCCGCCGCGACCAGGCCTGTGAAAGCGGCCGAGCCGGCGGCGAGCGACGCCGCCACCAGGACGGCGACATGCCGTGCCACCACGGTCCTGACCGGAAGCCGCCCGGCCAGCAGGACGTCCCACCGGCCGGCATCCTCCTCACCCCGGGTGATCCGCGTCGCCGCGAGCAGCCCCCACACGGCCAGCACCACCGCGAGTGCCGTCCCCGTGCGCCATACGGCGAACCCGCCCGCCTCGTCCAGGGCGACCGGTTCCCCGAACAGGGTGCGGATCGCCGGGTTCCCTGCCAGCGCTCCCAACGCCGCGGCATCCGCCGGGTCCTTGACCGTGGTCGCGTAGGCAGCCACCGCCACTGCCGACATCCCGGCCACCACGCCCGTCACCACGAGCGCGCCGCGCCAGGTCTGGCGCAGGGCAAGAGCCGTCACCGCCCGCCCCGCGGCAGCACCGCCGGGGGCAGGCCCGGCAGGCGGGTTGACGGGCCTCACGCCTCCTCCCCGCCGTAGTAGCCGAGGAAGATCTCCTCCAGCGAGGGCTCCCGCACCGTGAGGCTGAGCACGTCCGCCGCGGCCAGTGCCTGAAGGGCAGCCCGCGGCGGCCCGGTGAGGGTGAACCGCACCGAGGCAGCGCCGGTGGCCTCGACCGCTTCCACCCCGGGAATCCGGCTCAGGTCCGGGGACGGCCCGTCGAAGCACACCGTCACCTCCGTGCGGTGCAGCCGCCGCAGCTCCGTCACGGCGGCGACGTCGACGAGCCGCCCGGCGCGCAGGATCGCCACCTTGTCGCAGACAGCCTCGACCTCGGCGAGCTGGTGGGAACTGAGGAACACCGTCTGGCCGTTGTCCCGGGCCTCGCGGACCGCCCGACGGAACTCGCGCTCCATCAGCGGATCCAGGCCGCTGGTCGGTTCGTCCAGCACCAGCAGAGGTGCCCGGGTGGCGAACGCGGCGACCAGCGCCACCTTCTGCCGATTGCCCGTCGAGTAGGCGCGGCCCGGCTTCGACAGGTCGAGAGCGAACCGCTCGACCAGCTCGTCCCGGTAGGCCCGGTCGCTGCCGGGCCCCGTGCGCGCCAGCAGCTCCAGGATCTCGGCCCCGGTGAGCCGAGGCCACAACGCCACGTCAGCCGGCACGTACGCGAGGCGCCGGTGGGTCACGGCGACGTCACCCGCGTCAGCGCCGAAGATCCAGGCCTGGCCTGCGGTGGGGCGGGCAAGGCCCAGCAGCAGGCGGATGGTGGTGGACTTGCCCGCACCGTTGGGGCCGAGGAAGCCGAACACCTCGCCGGCCGGAACGCTCAAGTCCAGCCCGTCCAGTGCCAGGACGCGGCCGTACCGCTTGGTGAGGGAACGGGTGCGGCAGGCGTACGAGACCATGCCGGCCTCCTGAGTCTGTATGGCGGGCACACGGCCCCTGACCGCCGACCAGACTTCCCGGCACACCGCTCGTGAATGTACCGGCCCCTTTCTGCACCGGACAAGAAGCGCGGAGCAGGGCTGCGGAGAATCCTGCCCGAAGCGGCGGGCCGGTCCGCGTCGTGCCGGGCGTCCCGCACCGCGACCGATCAGTCGAGGACCGCGGTGGCCTCGATCTCGACCAGATGCTCGGGCACGTCCAGCGCTGCCACGCCGATCAGCGTGGCAGGCGGCGCAGGAGCGACCCCCAGCTTCGCGGCCGCCCGGGAGATACCGTCCAGGAGCAGCGGCATCTTCTCGGGTGTCCAGTCGACGACGTAGACGGTGAGCCGCGCGACGTCGCCGAAGGAACCTCCGGCCGTGGCCAGCGCCGTACCGACGTTGAGGTAGCACTGTTCGACCTGGGCGGCCAGGTCGCCCTCGCCGACCGTGGATCCGTCGGCGTCCCAGGCGACCTGTCCCGCGACGAAGACCGTCCTCGTGCCGGTGGCGATCGCCACCTGCCGGTA
Coding sequences within:
- the lysA gene encoding diaminopimelate decarboxylase, whose amino-acid sequence is MTAAVIPASAPGTDGLSVWPASTTRLAHGGLAVAGVDLAEVAERFATPVYVLDEGEVRERCRTYRAAFPEAEILYAAKAFLSRAMARWVQEEGLGLDVCSAGELELAVVAGFPPDRIVLHGNAKSPRDLDAALRLGVGRIVIDSPSEIARIAAAVGPDGRQKVMVRVVPGVTAGGHHKIRTGTDGQKFGLSLSDGSALHAVTRVLAQRRLELTGLHCHIGSQITEVKPYVTALRRMVGLMARIRDAHGRVLPELDLGGGHGIAYRPGEAALDITALARKLRGELVEACAAAGLPVPRLAVEPGRAVVGPAGVAVYRVLAVKHTGDTLFAAVDGGMSDNPRPALYGVRYAPRLIGRASTAAARTATVVGRHCEAGDVLAAGVELPGDVRPGDLIAVPVAGAYHLSMASGYNMVGRPPVVAVDQGTARLLVRRETLEDLRLRDLGG
- a CDS encoding SAV_915 family protein, producing MCLFPYDDDPEPEERVPAGLLYVPVRPGTAGAVVRLFRTPLGARTAVGFTDPGRLTATLGAEHPWIRISEPALRAMSRPLGVDLLTVDPTFTAPAVTASLTSGSPAPAPRPRRASSPSAA
- a CDS encoding ABC transporter ATP-binding protein; protein product: MVSYACRTRSLTKRYGRVLALDGLDLSVPAGEVFGFLGPNGAGKSTTIRLLLGLARPTAGQAWIFGADAGDVAVTHRRLAYVPADVALWPRLTGAEILELLARTGPGSDRAYRDELVERFALDLSKPGRAYSTGNRQKVALVAAFATRAPLLVLDEPTSGLDPLMEREFRRAVREARDNGQTVFLSSHQLAEVEAVCDKVAILRAGRLVDVAAVTELRRLHRTEVTVCFDGPSPDLSRIPGVEAVEATGAASVRFTLTGPPRAALQALAAADVLSLTVREPSLEEIFLGYYGGEEA
- a CDS encoding RidA family protein, producing the protein MTITLVDPDGLPKIDVYRQVAIATGTRTVFVAGQVAWDADGSTVGEGDLAAQVEQCYLNVGTALATAGGSFGDVARLTVYVVDWTPEKMPLLLDGISRAAAKLGVAPAPPATLIGVAALDVPEHLVEIEATAVLD